In Ostrea edulis chromosome 10, xbOstEdul1.1, whole genome shotgun sequence, one genomic interval encodes:
- the LOC125666759 gene encoding E3 ubiquitin-protein ligase TRIM56-like, producing MESSIPVNLEELQKKFLECSVCFEIFNEEDHHPRLLPCLHTYCYKCLQRLQSGREVTCPQCKSKHVLEEMGLDTFPKDNTRRDLLDFVKASSDQKALVCSMCVESSTATHRCKQCEGFICMECVQIHGKVVGMKSHELIALQDLSDISLEQLYNFSHQSYCKEKNHENKVLEMYCSSPSCEKPVCSLCAFTSHSGHKISTIPEIYEAECTKLSEASSKVKDKVSEIDRVMELVQQESDDLPVKAEEQKETIRAIFSNAKEILQRKKQDLGREIDVTESDKLNILETQCSELTKLKDSCVQACDFLKHSLRFNNEAAFLEVWPTIETRMKDLKSRTFETKPRTQAKTFRVSNTQNLQEFQNITNKLGIILNSEAYLPNCKVDVVSSCTTGEEICFLVEIKTVDESLIEGENVQVVILKDAVEQTRVECVVADGTIYSGKWRTENAGEYTWYITSNGMKMEFANNSIIVKDNESGIPKP from the coding sequence ATGGAGAGCAGTATCCCAGTCAATCTAGAAGAATTGCAAAAGAAGTTTTTAGAGTGCAGTGTTTGTTTTGAGATATTCAATGAAGAAGATCATCACCCTCGACTACTTCCGTGTTTGCATACCTATTGTTACAAATGCCTGCAAAGGTTGCAATCCGGAAGAGAGGTCACGTGCCCACAGTGTAAATCAAAACATGTGCTTGAAGAAATGGGACTGGACACTTTTCCCAAAGACAACACTCGAAGAGACCTCTTGGACTTTGTCAAAGCTTCGTCAGATCAGAAAGCCTTggtgtgtagtatgtgtgtTGAGAGTTCAACAGCAACCCATCGCTGCAAACAGTGTGAAGGTTTCATTTGCATGGAATGTGTGCAAATCCACGGAAAAGTTGTTGGAATGAAGTCACACGAATTGATTGCTTTGCAAGATCTCTCGGACATTTCACTAGAACAGTTGTATAACTTTTCTCACCAGAGTTATTGTAAGGAGAAGAACCATGAAAATAAAGTTCTGGAGATGTACTGCTCCTCTCCTTCTTGCGAGAAACCGGTGTGCTCACTCTGTGCATTTACATCTCATTCTGGTCATAAGATATCCACGATACCCGAAATTTACGAGGCCGAGTGTACCAAACTGTCCGAGGCATCTTCAAAAGTAAAAGATAAAGTGTCAGAAATAGATCGCGTAATGGAACTTGTCCAACAAGAATCGGATGATCTTCCAGTAAAGGCAGAAGAACAAAAGGAAACCATTCGTGCAATCTTTTCAAATGCGAAAGAAATATTACAGCGTAAAAAGCAAGATTTGGGTCGCGAAATAGATGTGACGGAGTCGGACAAATTAAACATACTGGAGACACAATGTTCGGAATTAACAAAACTGAAGGATTCTTGTGTCCAGGCTTGTGATTTTCTGAAACATTCTCTCAGGTTTAATAACGAGGCAGCATTTTTAGAGGTATGGCCCACTATTGAAACTCGAATGAAAGATCTAAAATCGAGAACATTTGAAACGAAACCACGTACCCAAGCTAAAACTTTCAGAGTATCAAACACGCAAAACCTGCAAGAATTTCAAAACATAACGAACAAATTAGGAATAATTCTTAATAGCGAGGCCTACCTACCTAACTGTAAAGTCGATGTAGTTTCAAGTTGTACGACAGGAGAAGAGATATGTTTTCTAGTGGAAATCAAAACTGTCGACGAAAGTTTGATAGAAGGTGAAAATGTCCAAGTAGTTATTTTGAAAGATGCAGTAGAGCAAACTAGAGTGGAGTGTGTCGTTGCTGATGGGACTATATATTCTGGAAAATGGAGAACGGAGAATGCAGGGGAATACACGTGGTACATAACCAGTAATGGGATGAAAATGGAATTCGCAAACAATAGCATCATAGTGAAAGACAATGAAAGTGGGATTCCCAAACCATAG